The Acidobacteriota bacterium genome contains the following window.
CGGCACGGGGAAAACACTTTCAGCGAGTGTTATCGCGGGCGAGCTTGGACTGCCGCTTTTCGTAGTCCGACTGGATAGTCTGATCACGAAGTTCATGGGTGAGACCGCAGCGAAGCTTAGATTAGTTTTCGATTCGATCGCACAGGTTCGTGGGGTGTATTTGTTTGACGAATTTGATTCAATCGGGGCTCAGCGAGGAATGGGTAACGAAGTTGGAGAGATAAGAAGAGTGCTCAATAGCTTCCTTCAGTTCATCGAGCACGATGAATCTGACAGTTTGATACTAGCAGCTACAAACCACCCGGGCATCTTAGACT
Protein-coding sequences here:
- a CDS encoding ATP-binding protein; this translates as MGPPGTGKTLSASVIAGELGLPLFVVRLDSLITKFMGETAAKLRLVFDSIAQVRGVYLFDEFDSIGAQRGMGNEVGEIRRVLNSFLQFIEHDESDSLILAATNHPGILDYALFRRFDDVIEYTLPEKEFIFKAIKSKVASVKKSRMDWEALANVANGMSYADIAHACEEAIKGMIIDDRQKLTEQDLLDALSQRKSIQRS